A stretch of the Acetomicrobium thermoterrenum DSM 13490 genome encodes the following:
- a CDS encoding cell division protein has product MATKGKKGIYAYIVLVSLALLGLAGLRFYSLYLEHELMALNQQIEALQQKDLLLSQRLLSMMAPDRVVYYASGNLGMTKSLERDSTIRLAIAPDSERFQGDNLPTVAVETRKTFGIFSAFASAKEDRED; this is encoded by the coding sequence GTGGCAACAAAGGGCAAAAAGGGTATTTATGCTTATATTGTGTTAGTTTCCTTAGCTCTCCTCGGACTTGCGGGGCTTCGTTTTTACAGTTTATATTTAGAACATGAATTGATGGCTTTAAACCAACAAATTGAAGCATTACAACAAAAGGATTTGCTTCTTTCTCAACGCCTTCTTTCCATGATGGCTCCGGATCGGGTCGTCTATTATGCCAGCGGGAATTTGGGCATGACGAAGAGCTTAGAGAGAGATTCTACGATACGACTTGCAATCGCTCCCGATAGTGAACGTTTTCAAGGAGATAATTTGCCGACTGTAGCTGTTGAAACAAGAAAGACGTTTGGAATTTTCTCTGCCTTTGCCAGCGCCAAGGAGGATAGAGAGGACTAA
- a CDS encoding protein-glutamate O-methyltransferase CheR, which yields METQFSPMPGYDEFKNKVKSLMNIELDAYKQQIHRRVHMLMQRWECSNYEKYFEILKKDPEKRKEFLDYLAINVSEFFRNPSIWWHLRDKVLPVLIKEKGRRLKMQKLRKLCIRSSSRLYVREV from the coding sequence ATGGAAACGCAGTTTTCGCCAATGCCCGGATACGATGAATTCAAAAATAAAGTTAAGTCGCTAATGAACATTGAACTGGACGCCTATAAACAGCAAATTCACCGACGGGTCCATATGTTAATGCAGCGTTGGGAATGTTCCAATTATGAAAAATATTTCGAAATACTGAAAAAAGATCCGGAAAAACGAAAGGAGTTTTTGGACTACCTCGCAATCAATGTGTCTGAATTTTTTAGAAATCCATCAATATGGTGGCATTTGCGAGACAAGGTTTTGCCGGTGTTAATAAAGGAGAAAGGAAGACGTCTTAAAATGCAGAAACTAAGAAAACTTTGTATCAGAAGTTCGTCAAGGCTCTACGTCCGGGAGGTATAA
- the mraZ gene encoding division/cell wall cluster transcriptional repressor MraZ — protein MMIGTYEHRLDSKGRLVLPSRFRQEMGEQLVASVGVERCISLYSKDEWEKLLEKLQKMPFSQSKARDFLRVFLATAHEITLDSAGRILLPQMLKSHAYLETEVSIIGVGDHLEIWDRETWNKYRQDILSNLSTIVEGVEWKQ, from the coding sequence ATGATGATCGGGACCTATGAGCATCGCCTGGACAGTAAAGGCCGATTGGTATTGCCATCTAGGTTCAGACAGGAGATGGGGGAACAGCTCGTTGCCTCTGTTGGTGTCGAGAGGTGCATCTCTTTGTATTCCAAGGATGAGTGGGAGAAGTTGCTTGAAAAATTGCAAAAGATGCCCTTTTCTCAAAGTAAGGCTAGAGATTTTTTGCGCGTATTTTTGGCAACGGCTCATGAAATTACACTCGATTCGGCTGGGAGAATACTTCTTCCTCAGATGTTAAAGTCGCATGCATACTTAGAAACGGAGGTCAGCATCATCGGAGTTGGAGATCATCTGGAAATATGGGATCGTGAGACCTGGAACAAATATAGACAGGATATTTTGTCAAATCTGTCAACGATCGTCGAGGGCGTAGAATGGAAGCAATAA
- the rsmH gene encoding 16S rRNA (cytosine(1402)-N(4))-methyltransferase RsmH has product MEAIRHVPVLTNEIIDILSLSDDIRLVVDATVGLGGHAYALLSTFPDIKLLGLDQDERALAIASEKLKPFGERVLLVKSNFRFIGDVVKNSFRSVAVDAILFDLGVSSLQLDDDERGFSFNKPGPIDMRMDREAELTAFDIINNYSIKELSDVFYKYGEERYSRQIAKAIVRYREQKGLITSTAELVEIIRGALPAKIQRQMRKHPARRIFQALRIVVNDELGALESGLKNSLGCLRSGGYLVVISYHSLEDRIVKHSFKGWEKEGIGKVFSKKPILPKREEMEGNPRSRSAKLRVLIKS; this is encoded by the coding sequence ATGGAAGCAATAAGGCATGTTCCTGTATTAACTAATGAAATTATCGATATACTATCGCTATCTGACGATATAAGGTTAGTTGTCGATGCTACTGTAGGGCTTGGGGGGCATGCATATGCTTTGTTGTCGACTTTTCCGGACATTAAGCTTTTAGGACTTGACCAGGATGAGAGAGCCTTAGCGATAGCTTCGGAAAAGCTTAAACCCTTCGGCGAAAGGGTCTTGTTAGTTAAATCAAATTTCAGGTTTATAGGCGATGTCGTTAAAAATAGCTTTAGATCCGTAGCGGTTGATGCAATTTTATTCGATTTGGGCGTCTCTTCGTTGCAGCTTGACGATGATGAAAGAGGGTTTTCATTCAATAAACCGGGACCTATTGACATGAGGATGGACCGGGAAGCTGAATTAACAGCCTTTGATATAATAAATAACTATAGCATCAAAGAGTTATCTGATGTCTTTTATAAGTATGGCGAGGAGCGTTACTCCCGCCAAATAGCAAAGGCAATAGTCAGATATCGCGAGCAGAAAGGGTTGATCACTTCTACTGCGGAGTTGGTGGAGATAATTAGGGGGGCACTTCCGGCAAAAATTCAGAGGCAAATGAGAAAACATCCGGCAAGAAGGATCTTTCAGGCTCTAAGAATTGTTGTTAACGATGAATTGGGAGCACTGGAAAGCGGATTGAAAAACAGCCTGGGTTGCCTTCGAAGCGGGGGATATTTAGTAGTCATAAGTTACCATTCTCTGGAGGACCGGATCGTTAAACATTCCTTTAAAGGCTGGGAAAAAGAAGGAATTGGGAAGGTATTTTCTAAGAAACCAATTTTACCGAAGAGGGAAGAAATGGAAGGTAATCCGAGATCTAGAAGTGCAAAATTGCGCGTTTTAATAAAATCCTGA